The proteins below come from a single Alnus glutinosa chromosome 9, dhAlnGlut1.1, whole genome shotgun sequence genomic window:
- the LOC133877109 gene encoding calmodulin-7 produces MADQLTDDQISEFKEAFSLFDKDGDGCITTKELGTVMRSLGQNPTEAELQDMINEVDADGNGTIDFPEFLNLMARKMKDTDSEEELKEAFRVFDKDQNGFISAAELRHVMTNLGEKLTDEEVDEMIREADVDGDGQINYEEFVKVMMAK; encoded by the exons ATGGCCGATCAGCTCACCGATGACCAGATCTCCGAGTTCAAGGAGGCCTTCAGCCTATTCGACAAGGACGGCGATG GCTGTATCACTACCAAGGAGCTTGGGACCGTAATGCGATCACTGGGGCAGAACCCAACTGAAGCGGAGCTACAGGACATGATAAATGAGGTTGATGCTGATGGGAATGGTACCATTGACTTCCCAGAGTTCCTTAACCTGATGGCCCGTAAGATGAAGGACACTGATTCGGAGGaggagctcaaggaggcttttCGGGTGTTTGACAAGGACCAGAATGGCTTCATTTCTGCAGCTGAGCTCCGCCATGTTATGACAAATCTTGGTGAGAAGCTGACCGATGAGGAAGTTGATGAGATGATTCGGGAGGCTGATGTGGATGGAGATGGACAGATCAACTATGAGGAGTTTGTCAAAGTCATGATGGCCAAGTGA